From Methylovorus glucosotrophus:
CCAGATCAGCCGGTTTCTGCTGGATGCTTAACCAACTGAAACCATGTATGCATATTAGCGGGGGGTTATTGCTTAACGATGACAGCGGTGTAACGCTTTGTAAGAGTTTTTTCGAGCGTGTGTAAAAATGTTACAAAATGCTAACTTAGGCGTGATCGTTAAAGTGAAAAAACAAAGGCTGCCTTTTGGCAGCCCGCTTGTTGAGGGGTTTTTTCGCGCAGTCGCTAGCCGGCGACGGATAATGTCGCAGACAAGGGTGAGAGCAGGACGATCAGGCCGATTTCTTGAACTGCAGGCTTTCCATGCAAAAGTTCTTCACTTTGCCATCGACCGCATCTCGCGCAAACCCAATGCCCAGCATCAAGGCGTCGTCCTTGTTGCCAAAGCCGTTGCCCGGGCATGGAGGTGCCATGACAGAGCTCCGCTGGCTGTCATGCAGCGCCATGATGCTGACAGAGGGATAGTAACGTTCGGCTTTCTGGTAAAACGTAGCGCTAAGTTCGTAGCCGTTATAGGTGTGGGTAATAATCATGATCACTCCTTCCTAACTGACATTGCTTAAACATGGATGACGCTTAAGCATAAGCAGACTTTGTGCCAGATTGATGACAGTCAGGTTAAAGATGATTTTCAGCGATGAGTGCGTGCCACTTTAAATGGGCCATGAAATGGCGCCCATCCTGCCATGGCAGGGCATCAGGCGCGGGGTTTGCCGCGTTTGCTCAACAGATATAAGACAATACTGAGCGGCAGAAGCAGCACGCCGATCAACAGGTAGATGTTGCGGAAAATGCTGAATGGTGGTGCAGCTTGCGCCACGATGGATTTAACTGCACTGCTGGGCAGCATGCCCTGCTTGTTGTCCTTGTCCAGAAAAACCAGCAGGTCGCCATTTTTCGTATAGTCCTTTACCTCCAGCTGGCAACCCTCACTCGACGGCGTGCCAGGCAGCGAAGGTGCTTCTTCGCAATGGGCATAGCGGGTGGTGATGATGGATGCGCGTTGTTGGGCCACACCCAGCTCCAGCATGATGCCGATAATGATCAGGACCACAGCGGAACTGGACAGGAATATAAAGGTTTCTTTTCTCATGGCGGCGTGTCAGATAGTCAAGTGAAAGCCGGAATCAGTCCGGCCAATAATCCAGTCGCCATTCTAGCGCAAGCCCGCCGCAAACCCCATGAAAACATAAGGGTTATGCGGCTAAGCTGCTGATTATTTAAGCTGTCATGGCTTTTTTCATTGCTTAAGTAGTCAAGTTGGCGCATAGTGCTGCACTTGGTAAAAAATAGTCTTCCTTGTGCGTTGCCATTTCTGGTGCACATGTCTTCGCTTTCTTGCCTCGCGTGTTTGTCCCGGATGTTGTATCGGTCGACAACATTTTCACAACACGAACTTTAATTTACTAAAAGGATGGGTCAGCGATGGCAAAAGAAGAACTAATTGAAATGAGCGGCGTAGTCGCCGAAATCCTGCCGGATTCCCGTTTTCTGGTCACCCTGGAAAATGGTCACAAACTGGTGGCCTACACCGCCGGCAAGATGCGCAAGAACAATATCCGCATTCTGGCGGGCGACAAGGTGACGCTGGAACTGTCGCCTTATGACGTCAGCAAGGGCCGTATCACCTTCCGTCACATTGAAAACCGTGGTGCATTCGTGCCGCGCCGCCGTACTTATTAAGCCGTTTTTGATTCGCGCTCAGGCAAATAAATTTAAATATTGATTGACAGGGTGCTGATTACTGCGTAAAACCTTTTTCAGGCGTTTGTAATTAAGAATTAATAATTTGTTTTATATGGTTTTTATTCAAACTTTCGGGGAGCCTCCCTTTTAGTTAGAAAGTATCAAAATGGCAACAGGTATTGTGAAGTGGTTCAATGATTCTAAAGGCTTCGGCTTTATTACTCCCGATGACGGTGGCAGCGATCTGTTCGCGCACTACTCGGCAATTGCCGACACCGGCTATAAGAGCCTGAAAGACAACGATCGCGTTTCTTTCGAAGTCATCGATGGCCCTAAAGGCAAGCAAGCATCGAACATTCAAAAAGCCTAATCCTGTATTAGGTTTGATGTGAAAAACGGAGCCTAGTGCTCCGTTTTTTATTGCCTGTTGTTCACTACACCAACGTCTTGGCGGCTGATTCCCCAGCCATATTCACGTTAGCCACCCAACCCCAGCTCATCATCAAATTTTGGGTAAACCCGCACCAGCAATATGCGCGGCCCCACCATCTTCTTGACGACAATGCTGAACTGGTCGAACTCGATCTTTTGTCCTTCCTCGGGCAAATCCCCCAGTTTCCACAGGATAAGTCCGCCGACGCTATCGGCCGCGTTGGAGTCTATATCGATGCCCAGCGTGCGCTCCAGCGTGGGGATAGGCAGGCTGGCCTTGCCCAGTAGCGAGCCATCATCCAGTTTGGTCCATTCGCTGAGCGATTGCCTGAATTCATCGCGTATCTCGCCCACCAGCGCACTGAGCAGGTTGTCCAGCGTGACAAAGCCGACCGGCGGGCTGCCCTCATAACCCACCACGGTAAAGTGCGGCGCACCCTGCTGAAAGCGCCTGAAAAGCTCCGTCGCAGGCAGCTCGGGCGACACCATGGCAATCGGCCTTACCAGGTCTTCGATATCTTCCAGGCGGCCTTTGTGCTGGGCTACAAACAGGTCTTTCAGGTGGATGATGCCGATGACCTCACCGGAGGTTTCCATATAGGGATAGCGGCTGTAGCGCTGCTGCACGATTTTTTGCAGATTGGCTTCCAGGCTGTCGCCCTCATGCAAGACCACGGCTTCGTGGAAGGGGCGCATCACATCCGCCACATCCAGCTCACGGAAGTCGATAGCCTGTGCCAGCACGCGCCACTCGCTACGGCTGAATTTATCGTCAGCACGCGAGCTGCGCAGGATGACCTTGAGCTCATCTGCCGAATAATGCGAGTCGTGGGAGGTTGCGCTTTGCAGCCCCAGCACACCCAATACCAGATTGGCACTGTGATTGAGTATCCAGATTGCCGGGTACATGACCCAGTAAAACCCATACAGCGCAGGTGCCGTCCACAGGCCAATCTTTTCAGCGGAGCGAATCGCCAGTGATTTGGGCACCAGCTCGCCCACCACGATATGCAGGAAGGAAATAATGAAGAACGCCAGCGAGAATGCCACCAGATGGACAATGCGCGGGCTCTCAATGCCTGCTGCCTGTAGTAATGGCGTAAGCAGCTCGGCAAACGCTGGTTCGCCTACCCAGCCCAGTCCCAGCGAGGCCAGGGTGATGCCCAGCTGACACGCCGAGAGATAGGCATCCAGCTGCCCATGCACGCGAGTGAGTATGCGGCCGCGCCAGCCGTAGGTCTTGGCCATGGCGCGCACGCGGGTTGCACGGAGTTTGACGAGGCCGAACTCTGCGGCCACAAAAAATCCGTTTAACAACACCAGCAATCCGGCAAAAATTATCAGTAATACATCGGTCAGCATGTCGCGTTGGCTTTCGGGAACGAGGTTCCTGGATCAATAGCAGTAGTGCGGGAAAATTGTGCAAACAGGCACAGCCCAGATTATCCATTAAAAGCGGTGACTGCGCCTAGTTAAGCACTGGCGCGGCCTGCATGCCACAGACCTGTTCGCTGAACATCGTTGTGGATCCCGCTGGCGGAACTATTGGGCAAGATGGCTTGCCCATACAGAGCTGTATACAGGGCTGCCACCAGACCCAGCGGGTTGGCGATGGCTAAAAAAATGACTTATACGCTGCAGGAGGCGATGGTGAAACGTTTATTGGGGTATCTCGTATGTGTGGCTTTGCTATTGCCTGTTACCAGTATTGCGGCCAGTCTGGACGAAGCCAAGGCGGCGGTAGACGCCGGCAAGTTTGCGCAGGCCGCGGCTATGTATCGCGGATTGGCGGCGGCGGGTGATGCCAAGGCCCAGTATAACCTTGGCCTCATGTATGCCCGGGGCGATGGTGTTCAGGAAAATCCTCAGGAAGCGGTGAAGTGG
This genomic window contains:
- the infA gene encoding translation initiation factor IF-1 encodes the protein MAKEELIEMSGVVAEILPDSRFLVTLENGHKLVAYTAGKMRKNNIRILAGDKVTLELSPYDVSKGRITFRHIENRGAFVPRRRTY
- a CDS encoding cold-shock protein, whose amino-acid sequence is MATGIVKWFNDSKGFGFITPDDGGSDLFAHYSAIADTGYKSLKDNDRVSFEVIDGPKGKQASNIQKA
- a CDS encoding hemolysin family protein, with the translated sequence MLTDVLLIIFAGLLVLLNGFFVAAEFGLVKLRATRVRAMAKTYGWRGRILTRVHGQLDAYLSACQLGITLASLGLGWVGEPAFAELLTPLLQAAGIESPRIVHLVAFSLAFFIISFLHIVVGELVPKSLAIRSAEKIGLWTAPALYGFYWVMYPAIWILNHSANLVLGVLGLQSATSHDSHYSADELKVILRSSRADDKFSRSEWRVLAQAIDFRELDVADVMRPFHEAVVLHEGDSLEANLQKIVQQRYSRYPYMETSGEVIGIIHLKDLFVAQHKGRLEDIEDLVRPIAMVSPELPATELFRRFQQGAPHFTVVGYEGSPPVGFVTLDNLLSALVGEIRDEFRQSLSEWTKLDDGSLLGKASLPIPTLERTLGIDIDSNAADSVGGLILWKLGDLPEEGQKIEFDQFSIVVKKMVGPRILLVRVYPKFDDELGLGG